The Microbacterium foliorum genome has a window encoding:
- a CDS encoding enoyl-CoA hydratase/isomerase family protein, which translates to MNDAILFSVDEGMARLTLNRPSRLNAFNSDLAHAWREATTEATTRSDVKAILIDATGPAFCAGGDVIEMATSMGSGDEITALAEVINTGIRALTESAVPVVAAAHGTTAGGGLGILLSSDYAIVGARSRLGSLYANIGLTPDLSVSAQLARAVGQRRALQLVLQDRLLTAEEAVEWGLVAELVEGEDAVQEAEQVRARAEEVARFWLAGAADAYGDAKRLVRSQPERSFVEQLSEEARSIGASMSTADAQARITAFAAASTRRAT; encoded by the coding sequence ATGAACGACGCCATCCTGTTCTCGGTCGACGAAGGGATGGCTCGGCTCACCCTGAACCGTCCGTCGCGCTTGAACGCCTTCAACTCCGACCTCGCGCACGCGTGGCGCGAGGCCACCACGGAGGCCACCACGAGGTCCGACGTCAAGGCGATCCTCATCGATGCCACGGGTCCCGCCTTCTGCGCGGGCGGTGACGTCATCGAGATGGCGACGAGCATGGGGTCGGGCGACGAGATCACGGCGCTCGCCGAGGTCATCAACACCGGCATCCGCGCGCTCACCGAGTCCGCTGTGCCGGTCGTCGCCGCCGCGCACGGCACGACGGCGGGCGGGGGTCTGGGCATCCTGCTCAGCAGCGACTACGCGATCGTGGGTGCGCGATCGCGCCTCGGCAGCCTCTATGCGAACATCGGCCTCACCCCCGACCTCTCGGTCTCGGCCCAGCTCGCCCGTGCGGTGGGGCAGCGGCGTGCGCTGCAGCTCGTGCTGCAGGACCGCCTGCTGACGGCTGAGGAGGCGGTGGAGTGGGGCCTGGTGGCCGAGCTCGTCGAGGGCGAGGATGCCGTGCAGGAGGCGGAGCAGGTGCGTGCGCGCGCGGAGGAGGTCGCACGATTCTGGTTGGCGGGCGCCGCTGACGCCTACGGCGATGCGAAGCGTCTGGTGCGCTCGCAGCCCGAACGCTCGTTCGTCGAGCAGCTGAGCGAGGAGGCGCGGTCCATCGGCGCCTCGATGAGCACGGCCGACGCCCAGGCCCGGATCACCGCCTTCGCCGCCGCCTCCACCCGCAGAGCAACCTGA
- a CDS encoding ABC transporter ATP-binding protein, translated as MTPNIESSLTLDGVAHSWDGSEFLFSGLTQTLHRSESWALTGPSGSGKSTLLSILAGWERPTLGEIQRRDLRRVHWVFQNPHGQPQRTALDHVAYPLLARGSSRRPAGAEALEILDMFRLGGRAGALFGELSGGESQRLMLARAVAAKPDLLLVDEPTAQLDRASASAVNAVLGNLAASGALVVVASHDQDTIAACDFRMDLASSASITSEVPGLGRQQSRVRPGGTSPAAQREEGSWRCALRCWRRCFWRLTPCP; from the coding sequence ATGACCCCGAACATCGAATCGTCGCTCACGCTCGACGGTGTTGCGCACTCCTGGGACGGGTCGGAGTTTCTCTTTTCCGGTCTGACTCAAACCCTGCATCGAAGCGAGTCGTGGGCGCTCACAGGACCCTCCGGCTCTGGCAAGTCCACTCTCCTTTCGATACTCGCCGGCTGGGAGCGGCCGACACTGGGAGAGATTCAGCGACGCGACTTGAGGCGTGTGCACTGGGTGTTCCAGAACCCCCACGGACAACCGCAGCGAACAGCACTGGATCATGTCGCTTATCCGCTCTTGGCCCGTGGAAGCTCGCGTAGGCCTGCAGGCGCCGAGGCCCTTGAGATCCTTGACATGTTCCGTCTGGGCGGGCGGGCCGGGGCACTGTTCGGGGAGCTGTCCGGAGGGGAGTCTCAACGACTCATGCTCGCGCGCGCGGTGGCGGCGAAGCCAGACCTCTTGCTCGTCGACGAACCGACGGCACAGCTGGATCGAGCGTCCGCGTCTGCTGTCAATGCGGTCCTGGGAAACCTTGCCGCAAGTGGCGCCCTCGTGGTCGTTGCCAGTCACGACCAGGACACAATCGCAGCCTGTGATTTCAGAATGGATCTCGCGTCGAGCGCCTCCATCACCTCGGAGGTGCCCGGATTAGGGCGTCAGCAATCGCGAGTGAGGCCTGGCGGAACTTCACCAGCGGCACAACGCGAGGAGGGCTCCTGGCGCTGTGCGCTGCGTTGCTGGCGACGCTGCTTCTGGCGGCTGACACCCTGTCCATAG
- a CDS encoding heme-degrading domain-containing protein, translating into MSDHARFAQLEAEHGDLVLRRFDRRDAWQLGRSIAERALTDGLPVAVDVRTASGILFHASLPGATGDNDVWAAKKSATALRFETSTALLEARIENGGRDMYEPGWLDPATYAVAGGAVPLRVDGVGLVAVATVSGLPSADDHDLVVAGIRGLGLLIG; encoded by the coding sequence ATGAGTGATCACGCGAGGTTCGCGCAGCTGGAGGCGGAGCACGGCGACCTCGTGCTGCGCCGGTTCGATCGCCGGGACGCCTGGCAGCTCGGGCGCTCGATCGCGGAGAGAGCTCTGACCGACGGCCTGCCCGTCGCCGTCGATGTGCGCACGGCATCCGGCATCCTCTTCCACGCCTCCCTGCCCGGTGCGACCGGCGACAACGACGTCTGGGCGGCGAAGAAGTCAGCGACGGCACTGCGGTTCGAGACCAGCACCGCTCTGCTCGAGGCACGCATCGAGAACGGCGGCCGCGACATGTACGAGCCCGGCTGGCTGGATCCTGCGACCTACGCGGTCGCGGGCGGCGCGGTTCCTCTTCGCGTGGACGGGGTCGGGCTCGTCGCCGTCGCCACGGTGTCGGGTCTTCCTTCCGCCGATGACCACGATCTGGTGGTGGCCGGCATCCGGGGCCTGGGGCTGCTCATCGGCTGA
- a CDS encoding GntP family permease: MALITPVAHALATAATDTPTLDRPAGQLITAAVLGIAIIIVLITWVKLHPFLSLTIGALATGAIAGMDIAASVTSFSAGFGTTMGGVGILIALGAIYGKLLADSGGADRIVDTLVSRASARSLPWVMGLIGAVIGLPMFFEVGLVLLVPVIILVARRSGQSLMRIAIPTLAGLSAMHGLVPPHPGPLAAIDALGANLGLTLAFGVIVAIPAVIISGPLFARFAARWVDVPVPELFVTEEDEGETQRRRPSFGATLFSILLPVFLMLAKAVADISAAGSDAPWKIALDFLGTPVIALLIAVLAGFFILGRGAGFDRAKINDIVGSSLGPIAGILLIVGAGGGFKQVLVDTGIGNVIAEFVSGSSVSVLVLAWLVAVVIRIATGSATVATITAAGILQPLTETLDSPMVALLVLAIGSGSVFLSHVNDAGFWLIKEYFGLSIPQTLKSWTVLECLISVTGLGGVLVLSIFV; the protein is encoded by the coding sequence ATGGCACTCATCACCCCGGTGGCCCACGCGCTCGCGACGGCGGCCACCGACACCCCGACTCTGGATCGCCCCGCAGGGCAGCTGATCACGGCGGCCGTCCTCGGCATCGCCATCATCATCGTCCTGATCACCTGGGTGAAGCTGCATCCGTTCCTCTCGCTCACCATCGGCGCGCTCGCCACCGGCGCGATCGCCGGAATGGACATCGCTGCCTCGGTCACCAGCTTCTCGGCGGGCTTCGGCACGACGATGGGCGGCGTCGGCATCCTGATCGCGCTCGGCGCGATCTACGGAAAGCTGCTCGCGGACTCCGGCGGAGCAGACCGCATCGTCGACACGCTCGTCAGCCGTGCGAGCGCCCGCTCGCTCCCCTGGGTCATGGGCCTCATCGGCGCGGTGATCGGCCTGCCGATGTTCTTCGAGGTCGGCCTCGTGCTGCTCGTGCCGGTGATCATCCTGGTCGCCCGCCGCTCCGGCCAGTCGCTCATGCGCATCGCCATCCCGACGCTTGCGGGCCTCTCGGCCATGCACGGGCTGGTGCCCCCGCACCCCGGCCCGCTCGCGGCCATCGACGCGCTCGGCGCCAACCTCGGCCTGACGCTCGCGTTCGGCGTGATCGTGGCGATCCCGGCCGTCATCATCTCCGGACCGCTGTTCGCCCGCTTCGCCGCTCGCTGGGTCGACGTGCCCGTGCCCGAGCTCTTCGTCACCGAAGAGGACGAGGGCGAGACGCAGCGTCGCCGCCCGTCGTTCGGCGCGACCCTGTTCAGCATCCTGCTGCCTGTGTTCCTCATGCTCGCGAAGGCCGTCGCCGACATCTCGGCCGCAGGCTCCGACGCGCCATGGAAGATCGCGCTCGACTTCCTCGGCACCCCCGTCATCGCCCTGCTGATCGCGGTGCTCGCCGGCTTCTTCATCCTCGGCCGTGGAGCCGGCTTCGACCGCGCGAAGATCAATGACATCGTCGGTTCGTCGCTGGGCCCGATCGCCGGCATCCTGCTCATCGTCGGCGCGGGTGGCGGGTTCAAGCAGGTGCTCGTCGACACGGGTATCGGCAACGTGATCGCCGAGTTCGTCTCGGGGTCCTCGGTCTCGGTGCTCGTGCTCGCGTGGCTCGTCGCCGTGGTCATCCGCATCGCCACCGGCTCCGCGACCGTCGCCACCATCACGGCGGCCGGCATCTTGCAGCCGCTCACCGAGACGCTCGACTCCCCGATGGTCGCGCTGCTCGTGCTCGCGATCGGCTCGGGCTCGGTGTTCCTCTCCCACGTCAACGATGCGGGCTTCTGGCTCATCAAGGAGTATTTCGGCCTCAGCATCCCGCAGACGCTCAAATCGTGGACGGTGCTCGAGTGCCTCATCTCGGTCACCGGCCTCGGCGGCGTCCTCGTCCTGAGCATCTTCGTCTGA
- a CDS encoding histone-like nucleoid-structuring protein Lsr2, with translation MSKRVIVELIDDLDGEPIDGEQGGGTVQFALQGRQFELDLSAANLAKLEAAVAPFVEVARSSSESVSSTAPRRRKSTNELAEIREWARAQGIAVSGYGRVPSEVRAAYAASKATRAR, from the coding sequence ATGTCGAAGAGAGTTATCGTTGAGCTCATCGATGACCTGGACGGGGAGCCCATCGATGGCGAACAGGGAGGCGGGACGGTCCAGTTCGCTCTTCAAGGCAGGCAGTTCGAACTCGATCTGAGCGCCGCCAACCTCGCTAAGCTGGAAGCAGCAGTCGCGCCCTTCGTCGAGGTCGCTCGATCATCTAGCGAAAGCGTCTCATCCACCGCACCCCGGCGGCGCAAGTCCACGAACGAGCTTGCCGAGATCCGTGAATGGGCGCGCGCACAAGGAATCGCAGTCAGCGGATACGGCCGAGTGCCAAGCGAAGTTCGCGCTGCATACGCGGCAAGCAAGGCCACCCGCGCTCGCTGA
- a CDS encoding SDR family NAD(P)-dependent oxidoreductase: MTHKLAVVTGASGGIGAAIARALSADDFHIVAQYRSNVEAATLLQSTIRASGGSCDLVEADLLSMDDIHRMVDAVKTCAAASNIRVEALVNNAARMLGPSFLEATPESFDEFVAVNTRAPFFLGQLLSREMVSGGSIVNISSASAHIASAGDIVYAMTKSAVESITRNMAEALAPQGIRVNAVMPGFTDNGHSAFADDRAVAYMSSLSMLGGVSRPDAIADAVSFLASNRASRTTGAVLDVTGGMTLHPRPHRHGSVRDLL, translated from the coding sequence ATGACGCACAAGCTCGCAGTAGTGACGGGAGCCTCCGGGGGCATCGGCGCAGCCATCGCCCGAGCTCTGAGCGCAGACGACTTCCACATCGTCGCGCAGTATCGGAGCAACGTAGAGGCAGCAACTTTGTTGCAGTCAACCATCCGAGCGTCGGGTGGCAGCTGCGACCTCGTGGAAGCTGACCTGTTGTCTATGGATGACATCCATAGGATGGTCGACGCGGTCAAGACGTGTGCCGCCGCTTCGAACATTCGAGTCGAAGCGTTGGTCAACAACGCAGCGAGGATGCTAGGGCCCTCTTTCCTCGAGGCAACTCCGGAGAGCTTTGACGAGTTCGTCGCCGTCAACACAAGAGCGCCATTCTTCTTGGGCCAGTTACTGTCCCGAGAGATGGTGAGCGGCGGCAGCATCGTGAACATCTCGTCGGCAAGCGCTCATATCGCCAGTGCGGGGGACATCGTGTACGCCATGACAAAATCCGCGGTCGAGTCCATCACCCGCAACATGGCGGAGGCTCTCGCCCCACAAGGGATCCGGGTGAACGCGGTCATGCCAGGGTTCACCGATAACGGACACTCTGCCTTCGCTGACGACCGAGCGGTCGCGTACATGAGCTCTCTGTCCATGCTCGGAGGAGTGTCGAGGCCCGACGCAATCGCCGATGCCGTCAGCTTCCTCGCATCAAACAGAGCCTCGCGCACGACGGGCGCGGTACTCGACGTCACCGGCGGCATGACGCTCCACCCCCGACCGCATCGACACGGCTCAGTCCGAGACTTGTTATAA
- a CDS encoding FHA domain-containing protein → MLRLDIDLTVEQSSPDGGDPVRFTVRAAGREVVVTFESTPRFAGVSRRDLTQLGPLADGLARRGITVRVEGPRGTLVQLGDVKSGPVGRAIAGSSHIKLGHLATLLSEAQHRERGDVFRLPSPPSTLFPLVPTVSRGVRRRVTTTHYLPGSGRPRLIFAVGSGDWNLSRPREFDLLPGTTVIGSGPDADLRLEGLEARHAEVRHNDDDEYVLYSYAPTGGGRPNLPHSKDDARILRTGSRIEIGTWRMAYYREEFADHGRPFGGRQGGEYAFQKQQPVRPYGSGELG, encoded by the coding sequence ATGCTCCGTCTCGATATCGACCTCACCGTGGAGCAGTCCAGCCCTGACGGCGGTGATCCGGTGCGATTCACCGTCCGAGCCGCGGGCCGAGAGGTCGTCGTCACCTTCGAGTCGACTCCCCGTTTCGCCGGGGTGAGCCGCCGCGACCTGACTCAGCTCGGCCCTCTGGCCGACGGGCTCGCGCGGCGCGGGATCACCGTGCGCGTCGAAGGACCGCGGGGGACTCTCGTTCAGCTCGGCGACGTGAAGTCCGGGCCCGTCGGGCGGGCGATCGCCGGGTCTTCCCACATCAAACTCGGACACCTCGCCACGTTGCTGTCCGAGGCGCAGCATCGCGAACGCGGAGATGTCTTCCGTCTGCCGTCACCTCCCTCGACGCTGTTCCCGCTCGTCCCGACCGTGTCCCGGGGCGTTCGTCGACGGGTCACGACCACTCACTATCTCCCTGGGTCCGGCCGACCCCGATTGATCTTCGCGGTCGGCTCCGGCGACTGGAACCTCAGCAGGCCACGAGAGTTCGACCTTCTTCCCGGAACCACCGTGATCGGGTCCGGGCCTGACGCCGATCTACGTCTGGAAGGGCTGGAAGCCCGTCACGCCGAGGTCCGGCACAACGATGACGACGAATACGTGCTCTACTCCTATGCGCCGACCGGCGGCGGCCGGCCGAATCTCCCGCACAGCAAGGATGACGCCAGGATCCTGCGGACCGGGTCTCGCATCGAGATCGGTACGTGGCGGATGGCGTACTACCGAGAGGAGTTCGCGGACCACGGGCGCCCCTTCGGAGGAAGACAGGGCGGAGAGTACGCGTTCCAGAAGCAGCAGCCTGTGCGGCCCTACGGGTCCGGAGAGCTCGGCTGA
- a CDS encoding ScbR family autoregulator-binding transcription factor produces MATQRMPRLKQQRSIDTREAILSGAARVFARVTYAESRYRDVALESGASEGALYFHFRSKADLARAVLAEQQERMTAVLVETEAEPGTGLDILLRLMVNLGNLIARDEIVQAGIRLAGQPSTEVTAEVSEPYVEWVRIARALIARGVEDQSIRSDVDVDVYAEFFNAVFVGSQVLSGLEDHWASLPSRIKRLAPALEAVLSA; encoded by the coding sequence ATGGCCACGCAGAGGATGCCGCGGCTGAAGCAGCAGCGCTCGATTGACACTCGCGAAGCGATCCTGTCTGGTGCAGCGAGAGTGTTCGCTCGCGTCACGTACGCCGAGTCGCGTTACAGGGATGTTGCGCTTGAGTCTGGAGCGAGCGAAGGTGCGTTGTACTTTCACTTCCGAAGCAAAGCCGACCTGGCAAGGGCCGTCCTGGCCGAGCAGCAAGAGAGAATGACCGCGGTCCTAGTGGAGACTGAGGCCGAGCCCGGAACGGGGCTGGACATCCTGCTCCGGCTCATGGTCAATCTCGGAAACCTCATTGCCCGCGACGAGATCGTGCAAGCAGGTATTCGGCTCGCCGGGCAGCCGTCGACTGAGGTCACCGCGGAAGTGAGTGAACCGTATGTGGAATGGGTGCGCATCGCTAGGGCGCTGATTGCTCGAGGAGTCGAAGACCAGTCCATCCGGAGCGACGTCGATGTCGACGTGTACGCCGAGTTCTTTAATGCGGTGTTCGTTGGTTCGCAAGTGCTATCGGGTCTAGAAGACCACTGGGCTTCCCTGCCTTCCAGGATCAAGCGACTTGCTCCCGCACTTGAAGCGGTCCTTTCCGCGTGA
- a CDS encoding peptidoglycan-binding protein has product MIALATSVPFYRDLVPGTEGADVNALRAALRALGYTIDAEGAYRGAVIDSLADLQKRNGVNPADGAFRLADFVWIPASGGAPSECEVSVGEQYSQGSPFAVVPGSLRSLQLVPSTSAPVPGPRAARVAGVDVDLPESGVISDPEAVARVASSPEFAEALDSETIAASTELKDARQAVAVPPAAIFGIQDAAACVQDDNGEAHVVSLLSSSLGRTLVTFPEGVDVPRAVRLSDAIDVTTCTP; this is encoded by the coding sequence GTGATTGCTCTCGCGACGTCAGTCCCCTTCTACCGCGATCTCGTTCCGGGGACCGAAGGCGCCGATGTGAATGCGCTGCGAGCAGCGTTACGTGCACTGGGTTACACGATTGATGCGGAGGGTGCCTACCGTGGCGCGGTCATCGACTCGCTTGCGGACCTTCAGAAACGCAACGGCGTGAATCCCGCCGACGGAGCATTCCGGCTCGCGGACTTCGTGTGGATCCCGGCGAGCGGCGGTGCCCCTTCGGAATGCGAGGTGTCTGTGGGGGAGCAGTATTCCCAAGGTTCACCTTTCGCGGTGGTGCCTGGCTCATTGCGCTCCCTCCAACTCGTACCCTCGACCTCGGCGCCGGTGCCAGGACCTCGCGCTGCCCGTGTCGCAGGTGTTGATGTGGATCTTCCAGAGAGCGGCGTGATCTCCGATCCAGAGGCCGTCGCGCGGGTTGCATCGTCCCCGGAGTTTGCAGAGGCGCTCGATTCGGAGACAATCGCGGCATCGACAGAGTTGAAGGATGCGCGTCAGGCCGTAGCGGTTCCACCCGCTGCAATCTTCGGAATTCAAGACGCTGCAGCATGCGTGCAAGACGACAACGGCGAGGCCCATGTGGTGTCGCTTCTTTCTTCGAGCCTCGGAAGAACGCTCGTAACCTTCCCAGAGGGTGTTGACGTGCCGCGTGCTGTGCGCCTCAGTGACGCAATCGACGTCACCACGTGTACGCCATGA
- a CDS encoding FBP domain-containing protein has product MRALTETDVRAAFVNADDDELRVMEMPLDFVLIDWDYLDFFAWRDPSAGRRGYVLTQHDGVVSGIVLRVSDPARARSGMCNICHTMQPGNQVALFSARRAGEAGARGDSIGTYICADLSCHENVRLAHPLAPNEIRAAGQVDFRLDGTRRRMEAFAERVREQR; this is encoded by the coding sequence ATGCGAGCGCTCACCGAGACCGACGTCCGTGCCGCCTTCGTCAATGCGGATGACGACGAGCTGCGGGTCATGGAGATGCCTCTCGATTTCGTTCTGATCGACTGGGACTACCTGGACTTCTTCGCCTGGCGCGATCCGAGTGCGGGACGCCGCGGCTACGTGCTGACGCAGCACGACGGGGTGGTCTCCGGGATCGTCCTGCGTGTGTCCGATCCCGCCAGGGCCCGCTCCGGCATGTGCAACATCTGCCACACGATGCAGCCGGGAAATCAGGTGGCTCTGTTCTCGGCCCGCCGAGCGGGCGAGGCGGGAGCACGCGGCGACTCGATCGGCACGTACATCTGCGCCGATCTCTCCTGCCACGAGAACGTGCGGCTCGCGCATCCGCTGGCACCGAATGAGATCCGAGCGGCAGGGCAGGTGGACTTCCGCCTCGACGGCACGCGACGACGCATGGAGGCCTTCGCCGAGCGCGTGCGGGAGCAGCGCTGA
- a CDS encoding FadR/GntR family transcriptional regulator: MTAPVSPVHDALVSELGRAIVDGRHPPGSRMLTVELAQERGVSRSAAREAVRVLESFGLVWVRRKSGVEVRPRAQWNVYAPEVIEWRLAGPGRDEQLRELSQLRSVIEPLAARLAAEAASSEQKVELVSHVVAMAQEDHDADHERYLSADVRFHRLLLESSGNSMLAALGGTVEAVLRGRTAHDLMPHVADQNAVQWHRDVAFAVASGDADAAAVAMQDIVSEADASMQQAAG, from the coding sequence ATGACCGCCCCTGTCAGCCCCGTGCACGATGCACTCGTCTCGGAGCTCGGTCGCGCCATCGTCGACGGCCGTCACCCGCCGGGTTCCCGCATGCTCACGGTGGAGCTGGCGCAGGAGAGGGGAGTGTCGCGCTCGGCGGCGCGAGAGGCCGTGCGCGTTCTCGAATCCTTCGGGCTTGTCTGGGTGCGGCGCAAGTCCGGCGTCGAGGTGCGCCCCCGCGCGCAGTGGAACGTCTACGCCCCCGAGGTCATCGAATGGCGCCTCGCGGGTCCCGGTCGCGATGAGCAGCTCCGGGAGCTGAGCCAGCTGCGTTCCGTGATCGAACCGCTCGCGGCCCGACTCGCCGCGGAGGCGGCGAGCTCCGAGCAGAAGGTCGAGCTGGTCTCGCACGTCGTGGCGATGGCCCAGGAGGATCACGACGCCGATCATGAGCGTTACCTGTCGGCGGATGTCCGCTTTCACCGGCTCCTGCTCGAATCGTCCGGCAACAGCATGCTCGCCGCCCTCGGCGGGACGGTCGAGGCCGTGCTGCGGGGGAGGACCGCGCACGACCTGATGCCGCACGTGGCCGATCAGAACGCCGTGCAGTGGCATCGCGACGTCGCGTTCGCCGTGGCGAGCGGAGATGCGGATGCCGCCGCAGTGGCCATGCAAGACATCGTCTCCGAGGCCGACGCCTCGATGCAGCAGGCTGCGGGATAG
- a CDS encoding gluconokinase, whose product MTVNAPVLVFMGVASTGKSTVAAMLAGRLGWAFEEGDDLHPEANVAKMAAGHALNDDDRWPWLDRIAEWIDERIAAGEPGIVTCSALKRSYRDVLRRENVTFVHFAGDRELILERMLRRQGHFMPATLLDSQFATLEALGDDEKSITIDIALTPAEQAAQIASRLRLHPDY is encoded by the coding sequence ATGACCGTCAACGCACCCGTCCTCGTCTTCATGGGCGTCGCCAGCACCGGCAAGTCCACGGTCGCCGCGATGCTCGCCGGCCGCCTCGGCTGGGCCTTCGAAGAGGGCGACGACCTGCACCCCGAGGCCAACGTCGCCAAGATGGCGGCCGGCCATGCCCTCAACGACGACGACCGGTGGCCGTGGCTCGATCGCATCGCCGAGTGGATCGACGAGCGCATCGCGGCCGGCGAGCCCGGCATCGTGACCTGCTCCGCTCTCAAGCGCAGCTACCGCGACGTCCTCCGGCGCGAGAACGTCACCTTCGTGCACTTCGCCGGCGACCGCGAGCTGATCCTCGAGCGGATGCTGCGCCGCCAGGGGCATTTCATGCCCGCGACCCTGCTCGATTCACAGTTCGCGACGCTGGAGGCACTGGGCGACGACGAGAAGTCGATCACGATCGACATCGCGCTCACGCCGGCCGAGCAGGCGGCGCAGATCGCGTCGCGCCTGCGCCTGCATCCCGACTACTGA